One window of the Populus nigra chromosome 4, ddPopNigr1.1, whole genome shotgun sequence genome contains the following:
- the LOC133690529 gene encoding uncharacterized protein LOC133690529 codes for MAKPKNSRTTKEVQQNQNYHPLKTEKPPSWLVVRGLFSCKHLQAQQQQPEQKQPQQQKQDQLQQPKKEKKHNQRQDRSAEETSKKCKKMRCSGSICSNTKVMHRPETTSPEFQRKGASVVSAGKNDTSSRSMKAPLHELNGVVSSTNSSLSASSNFRGMPFSRFSGCYECRMVVDPVLGNAGDHSLWGSICSCPQCGEIFTKAEGLELHQAVRHAVSELSPEDTSKNIVEIIFQSSWLKKQAPICKIDRILKVHNTQRTISKFEEYRDSIKAKAAKLPKKQPRCIADGNELLRFHCTTFGCSIGLNGSSNLCISVPKCKVCSIIKNGFKDPTGGDDNGHGILTTATSGKAHDKATTLEDGYGDSEKRAMLVCRVIAGRVKKSMEGNIEDYDSVAAGMEVYSNLDELYVFNPRAILPCFVVIYRGF; via the exons ATGGCCAAACCAAAAAACTCCAGAACAACCAAGGAAGTCCAACAGAATCAAAACTACCATCCCCTGAAAACAGAAAAACCACCTTCATGGTTAGTTGTAAGAGGCCTTTTTAGCTGCAAGCATCTCCAagcacagcagcagcagccagaACAAAAGCAACCACAGCAACAAAAGCAAGATCAGCTGCAGCAACCgaagaaggagaaaaaacacAACCAACGTCAAGACCGGTCAGCGGAGGAAACAAgcaagaaatgcaagaaaatgagGTGTTCAGGCTCAATATGCAGCAACACAAAGGTCATGCACAGGCCTGAAACAACCTCCCCTGAATTCCAAAGGAAAGGGGCTTCAGTGGTCTCAGCTGGTAAAAATGACACTTCAAGTAGATCCATGAAAGCTCCTTTACATGAACTCAATGGGGTTGTTTCCTCTACCAATTCTTCACTTTCTGCATCTTCTAATTTCAGAGGAATGCCGTTCAGTAGATTCTCTGGTTGCTATGAATGTAGAATGGTAGTGGATCCTGTTCTTGGAAATGCCGGAGACCATTCCTTGTGGGGTAGCATTTGTTCTTGCCCTCAATGTGGTGAGATTTTCACGAAAGCTGAAGGTCTAGAGCTTCATCAGGCTGTTAGACATGCAG TATCTGAACTGAGTCCGGAGGATACAAGCAAGAACATAGTAGAAATCATATTCCAATCAAGCTGGCTAAAGAAACAGGCTCCCATTTGCAAAATAGATCGCATCCTCAAAGTCCATAATACCCAGAGAACCATCTCTAAGTTTGAAGAGTACAGAGACTCCATCAAAGCCAAGGCCGCCAAGCTCCCCAAGAAACAGCCACGTTGCATAGCAGACGGCAATGAGCTCCTCAGGTTTCACTGCACCACCTTTGGGTGCTCAATAGGCCTAAATGGCTCATCTAATTTGTGCATTTCAGTTCCAAAATGTAAGGTATGTAGCATCATCAAGAATGGCTTCAAAGATCCCACCGGTGGAGATGATAATGGACATGGGATTTTGACAACAGCAACCAGTGGAAAGGCACATGACAAAGCCACAACATTAGAGGATGGTTATGGTGATAGCGAAAAGAGGGCAATGCTGGTTTGCAGGGTGATTGCTGGCAGAGTTAAGAAGAGCATGGAGGGAAATATTGAGGATTATGACTCAGTAGCAGCTGGCATGGAGGTTTACTCTAATCTGGACGAGCTGTATGTGTTTAACCCTAGGGCAATCTtgccttgttttgttgttatcTATAGAGGGTTTTAA